A part of Pirellulales bacterium genomic DNA contains:
- a CDS encoding MFS transporter yields MPEPRKGSLLVIFLAVFIDLLGFGMVLPLLSIYARDFGEANNGMVIGLLVASFSAMQFIFSPMWGRLSDRIGRRPVLMIGLAGSVVFYTLFGLATVWRSIAWLFVSRIGAGIAGATITTAQAYIADVTTLENRGKGMALVGAAFGLGFTFGPMFGGLALLGNTSNPRPEPGYAAAALSACGLLFAYFMLPESLNPESKSAGKRLFDFGALRTALKMPSVGPLLLTLFVCILAFANFETTLPLLLSGGQNDPVATANASESRALDALVPVESRLKTSPFHFDLKQVLLTFSYIGFTLTVAQGLFVRRLLGVISEGTMAAIGALTDILGFVALVAAIQTSSKLGLFGAVTLMVFGFAMMMPSLNSLISRRSDPAKQGSILGIGQSVSALARILGPMLGLPLLEQTIFLPIVLPYVVGAVLMAVGLLMIITSARGGHDYGAAASGSLGPQH; encoded by the coding sequence ATGCCCGAACCACGCAAAGGCTCGCTGCTCGTTATTTTTTTGGCCGTGTTTATCGACCTGCTCGGCTTCGGAATGGTCTTGCCGCTGTTGTCGATCTACGCCCGTGATTTTGGCGAGGCCAACAATGGAATGGTGATTGGGCTGCTGGTCGCCAGCTTTTCGGCGATGCAGTTTATCTTTTCACCGATGTGGGGCCGGCTCTCCGATCGGATCGGCCGCCGGCCCGTGCTGATGATCGGGCTTGCCGGATCGGTGGTATTTTACACCCTGTTCGGGTTGGCCACGGTGTGGCGGAGCATCGCCTGGCTGTTTGTTTCACGGATTGGAGCGGGCATTGCGGGGGCAACCATCACCACGGCCCAGGCCTACATCGCCGATGTCACGACGCTGGAAAATCGCGGCAAAGGGATGGCGCTCGTGGGAGCCGCGTTCGGCTTGGGATTTACCTTCGGTCCGATGTTCGGAGGATTAGCGCTGTTGGGCAACACAAGCAATCCCCGCCCGGAACCCGGCTATGCAGCCGCAGCGCTCTCCGCTTGCGGCTTGCTCTTTGCCTATTTCATGCTTCCCGAATCGCTCAACCCCGAAAGCAAATCGGCCGGGAAGCGGTTGTTCGACTTCGGAGCTCTGCGCACGGCTCTAAAAATGCCTTCGGTCGGTCCGCTGTTGCTGACATTGTTCGTCTGCATCCTGGCATTCGCCAACTTCGAAACGACGCTGCCCTTGCTGCTTTCCGGTGGGCAGAACGATCCCGTCGCCACGGCAAATGCCTCCGAATCGCGAGCCCTTGATGCTTTGGTGCCTGTGGAATCGCGATTGAAAACAAGCCCGTTTCATTTCGACTTGAAACAAGTTCTGCTCACTTTTTCGTACATCGGTTTCACGCTCACGGTGGCGCAGGGCCTGTTCGTGCGCCGGCTGTTGGGCGTGATCAGCGAGGGAACCATGGCGGCAATCGGCGCGCTGACCGACATCCTGGGCTTTGTTGCGCTCGTCGCCGCGATCCAGACTTCGAGCAAGCTGGGGCTTTTTGGCGCGGTAACGCTCATGGTATTTGGCTTCGCCATGATGATGCCGTCGCTCAATTCCCTGATCTCGCGCCGCAGCGATCCGGCCAAGCAAGGCAGCATCTTGGGCATCGGCCAGAGCGTTAGCGCGCTGGCGCGAATCTTGGGGCCCATGCTCGGCTTGCCGCTGCTCGAGCAAACCATCTTTTTGCCGATCGTGTTGCCCTACGTCGTCGGAGCCGTATTGATGGCCGTCGGTTTGTTGATGATCATCACCTCGGCCCGCGGCGGCCACGACTACGGCGCCGCCGCCTCCGGTTCACTCGGTCCGCAGCATTAA
- a CDS encoding ligase-associated DNA damage response exonuclease has protein sequence MTSLIQLTECGFYCPAGDFFVDPWKPVARAIVTHAHSDHARPGSKSYLTAREGTALVQERVGAESPVEGLEYGETVQLGGARVSLHPAGHILGSAQVRIEARGEVCVVSGDYKTVADPTCRPFEALHCHTFVTESTFALPIYRWQAESRIFESLHAWWRRNQERGRTSVVYAYSLGKAQRVLAGLDSSIGPILVHGAVDRFLPHYTRAGVRLPPTDRATVENSRPARGRAIVIAPPSAANTPWLAKFGEVSSAMASGWMQIRGPRRRRALDTGFALSDHADWNGLLGAIAATGAEEVWATHGYSGVLVRWLSEQGLRARAIQTAFEGEEEAEPLAAREDAAANEEFVAQAIPTHETPKETAAED, from the coding sequence ATGACTTCGCTGATTCAACTCACCGAATGCGGATTCTATTGCCCTGCGGGTGATTTTTTCGTCGATCCTTGGAAGCCCGTTGCTCGGGCGATCGTGACGCATGCCCATAGCGATCATGCCCGGCCCGGCTCGAAATCCTACCTGACGGCTCGCGAGGGGACCGCACTGGTTCAGGAGCGTGTCGGCGCCGAGTCGCCGGTCGAAGGGCTCGAATATGGCGAGACGGTTCAACTCGGCGGCGCGCGCGTTTCGCTGCATCCGGCCGGCCATATTCTCGGCTCGGCGCAAGTGCGAATCGAAGCGCGAGGCGAAGTGTGTGTCGTTAGCGGCGATTACAAGACCGTCGCCGACCCGACTTGCCGGCCTTTCGAAGCCCTGCACTGCCACACCTTCGTCACGGAATCGACATTCGCACTGCCGATTTATCGTTGGCAGGCGGAGAGCCGGATTTTCGAGAGTCTGCATGCCTGGTGGCGGCGAAATCAGGAGCGAGGACGGACAAGCGTCGTCTACGCGTATTCGCTCGGAAAAGCGCAACGCGTGCTCGCGGGGCTTGATTCATCGATCGGCCCGATCCTGGTCCACGGGGCCGTCGATCGGTTTCTACCCCACTATACCCGGGCGGGAGTGCGCCTGCCGCCGACCGACCGTGCGACGGTCGAGAACAGTCGGCCGGCCCGCGGTCGGGCAATCGTGATTGCCCCGCCTTCGGCCGCAAATACACCATGGTTGGCAAAATTCGGCGAAGTGTCGTCGGCCATGGCTTCGGGCTGGATGCAAATCCGCGGACCGCGTCGGCGGCGAGCGCTCGACACGGGCTTCGCGCTCTCCGACCATGCCGATTGGAATGGCTTGCTCGGCGCGATCGCCGCCACCGGCGCCGAGGAAGTTTGGGCCACGCACGGTTATAGCGGCGTGCTCGTGCGCTGGCTCAGCGAGCAAGGGCTGCGAGCCCGGGCAATTCAAACCGCTTTCGAAGGCGAAGAAGAAGCTGAGCCCCTCGCGGCCCGAGAAGACGCGGCGGCAAACGAGGAATTTGTTGCGCAAGCAATTCCGACCCATGAAACTCCGAAGGAAACCGCGGCCGAGGATTAG
- the ribD gene encoding bifunctional diaminohydroxyphosphoribosylaminopyrimidine deaminase/5-amino-6-(5-phosphoribosylamino)uracil reductase RibD yields the protein MSQDEFDLWHMGRALELAARGEGFVEPNPMVGCLLVGPDGSVVGEGWHQRFGGDHAEIEALRVAGARARGATAYITLEPCCHTGKTPPCTRALIAAGVRRVVGAMLDPFPAVAGQGFAELTAAGIEIEVGLSEDAARTLNAPYLKRLSVGRPWLIAKWAMSLDGKIATNARQSRWITGPFARQIGHRLRGRVDGILVGRGTALIDDPLLIPRPPGPRRATRIVADTRASLPSASQLVRTARDAPLLIAAGLESSTADRRRLTDAGCEVFVCDGASAADRLQSLLDELGRRRMTNVLVEGGSQLLGSLWDANAIDEVHVFIAPKLIGGSHAPMPLAGRGLANIADVLPLIDPKTQLAGDDFYITARVGRAHR from the coding sequence ATGTCGCAGGACGAATTCGATTTGTGGCACATGGGTCGGGCGCTGGAATTGGCGGCGCGCGGCGAAGGTTTTGTCGAACCGAATCCGATGGTCGGCTGTCTGCTGGTCGGGCCCGACGGCAGCGTGGTTGGCGAAGGATGGCATCAGCGCTTCGGCGGCGACCATGCCGAAATCGAAGCCTTGCGAGTCGCTGGGGCTCGAGCCCGCGGCGCCACCGCTTATATCACGCTCGAGCCGTGCTGCCACACCGGCAAGACGCCCCCTTGCACTCGCGCTTTGATTGCCGCGGGCGTTCGCCGCGTCGTCGGTGCGATGCTGGATCCTTTTCCTGCCGTTGCTGGCCAGGGGTTTGCCGAGCTCACAGCGGCCGGGATCGAAATTGAAGTCGGATTGTCGGAAGACGCGGCCCGAACCTTGAACGCACCGTATCTCAAGCGATTGAGCGTCGGGCGACCGTGGCTGATTGCCAAATGGGCAATGTCGCTCGACGGCAAGATCGCCACGAACGCGCGCCAGAGTCGATGGATCACGGGCCCCTTCGCCCGGCAAATCGGCCATCGCTTGCGGGGCCGCGTCGACGGAATCCTTGTCGGCCGGGGAACGGCCTTGATCGACGATCCGCTGCTCATCCCCCGACCGCCCGGGCCACGGCGTGCGACCCGGATCGTGGCCGACACGCGAGCTTCGTTGCCGTCGGCAAGCCAATTAGTCCGCACCGCTCGCGATGCGCCCCTCTTGATCGCCGCGGGGCTCGAATCGAGCACCGCGGACCGGCGGCGGCTCACTGACGCCGGATGCGAGGTGTTCGTCTGCGACGGCGCATCGGCCGCGGACCGGTTGCAATCACTGCTCGACGAATTGGGCCGCCGCCGAATGACCAACGTTTTGGTCGAGGGGGGCTCGCAGCTTTTGGGCAGTCTTTGGGACGCCAATGCGATCGATGAAGTACACGTCTTCATCGCGCCAAAACTGATCGGCGGCAGCCACGCGCCAATGCCGCTCGCCGGTCGGGGATTGGCGAATATCGCCGATGTTCTGCCGCTAATCGATCCAAAAACTCAACTCGCCGGCGACGATTTCTACATCACTGCCCGCGTTGGCCGCGCCCATCGCTAA
- a CDS encoding TIM barrel protein → MPNHDSDRSPDVSESSAVSRRALLAGAAGLAASVGLGRSARAAGAASQPTTPDEEPAAGADYKIVVSNGRLNQSVVWWCFQKSLSIEALAAAAARMGLKSVELAGPELWPVIKKHGLICAISPSHPFTKGFAHKEEHEQCLAALRKSIDATSDAGFPSVITFSGMRRGISDGEGVANMIAGLKQIAGYAEQKKVTVCLEMLNSRVNVEMKGHPDYFCDQIERSIEVVRGVGSPRVKLLYDIYHVQIMEGDVISRIRQFKEYIGHYHTAGVPGRNELDNSQEINYPPIMEAIVATGYKGYVGQEFIPAHASALAGLAEAVRRCDV, encoded by the coding sequence ATGCCGAACCACGATTCCGATCGATCGCCCGACGTCAGCGAATCTTCGGCCGTCAGCCGCCGTGCCTTGTTGGCAGGCGCTGCCGGGCTCGCGGCCAGCGTGGGTCTCGGGCGATCCGCCCGGGCCGCCGGCGCCGCATCGCAACCAACGACTCCCGATGAGGAGCCAGCCGCCGGCGCGGATTACAAGATCGTTGTATCGAACGGCCGGCTGAACCAATCGGTTGTGTGGTGGTGTTTCCAAAAGTCGCTGTCGATCGAAGCCCTTGCGGCCGCCGCGGCTCGGATGGGGCTGAAGTCGGTCGAATTGGCCGGTCCGGAGCTTTGGCCGGTGATCAAGAAGCACGGTTTGATTTGCGCCATTTCGCCGAGTCATCCGTTCACCAAGGGCTTTGCCCATAAGGAAGAGCACGAGCAATGTCTCGCCGCGCTGCGAAAGAGCATCGACGCTACTTCGGATGCCGGCTTTCCCAGCGTGATCACATTCTCCGGAATGCGCCGCGGCATTTCCGACGGCGAAGGCGTGGCCAACATGATCGCGGGCCTGAAACAAATTGCCGGCTACGCCGAGCAAAAGAAAGTCACCGTCTGCCTGGAAATGCTCAACAGCCGGGTCAACGTGGAAATGAAAGGGCACCCCGACTACTTTTGCGACCAGATCGAGCGATCCATCGAAGTCGTTCGCGGCGTCGGCAGCCCGCGGGTGAAATTGCTCTACGACATTTATCACGTGCAAATCATGGAAGGCGACGTAATCTCGCGAATCCGGCAGTTCAAGGAATACATCGGCCATTACCACACCGCCGGCGTTCCCGGCCGCAACGAACTCGACAACTCGCAAGAAATCAACTACCCGCCGATCATGGAAGCCATTGTCGCGACGGGCTACAAAGGCTACGTGGGCCAAGAGTTCATCCCGGCCCACGCGTCTGCCCTAGCCGGCTTGGCCGAAGCAGTTCGCCGCTGCGACGTTTGA
- a CDS encoding transaldolase family protein produces MVSPLESLIATGTKLWLDSIDPDLVRSNYALGASGATSNPIIISDLIKTGRFDKQLNELIRSGADDLHIAWQLTDQLVREAQQVFLPVWEATTGDNGYVSFELDPLLEDPNGGPPHEERVARYIELGKQWSAGHRNRMIKVPATPAGLDALEELCAAGVTLNVTLIFSDRQYRIARDRIWKGAQRRKSTDQFKSVYSIFVSRLDVYTEQHVSQLSAAAQGQVGIVNAKRIWAENKKFWDGHKTRLAQEMIFASTGTKKPSDPPWKYVAAFAGSDIETNPPATNEAVQKSGRTFTRQVDEMPDAAVLAEIDRLVDTKHLEETLMREGIKKFADPQKALLALIAKKRAELSVGSR; encoded by the coding sequence ATGGTTTCGCCGCTTGAATCGCTCATCGCCACCGGAACAAAGCTCTGGCTGGATTCGATCGATCCCGACTTGGTCCGGTCCAACTACGCGTTGGGCGCTAGCGGTGCGACCTCGAATCCGATCATTATTTCCGACCTGATTAAGACCGGTCGATTCGATAAACAGCTCAACGAATTGATTCGTTCCGGGGCGGACGACCTCCATATCGCCTGGCAACTTACCGATCAGTTGGTTCGAGAAGCACAGCAAGTTTTCCTGCCCGTTTGGGAAGCTACCACGGGCGACAATGGCTACGTCAGCTTCGAGCTGGACCCATTGCTTGAAGATCCGAACGGCGGCCCGCCACACGAGGAGCGTGTTGCCCGATACATCGAATTGGGCAAGCAATGGTCGGCCGGCCATCGCAACCGGATGATCAAAGTGCCCGCCACTCCGGCGGGGCTCGACGCGCTTGAGGAACTGTGTGCGGCCGGTGTGACGTTGAACGTCACACTCATCTTTTCCGATCGCCAATATCGGATCGCCCGCGATCGAATCTGGAAAGGCGCGCAGCGGCGGAAGTCGACGGACCAATTCAAGAGCGTCTACAGCATTTTCGTATCGCGCCTGGACGTGTACACGGAGCAGCACGTATCGCAATTGTCTGCGGCGGCACAGGGACAAGTGGGCATCGTCAACGCAAAGCGGATTTGGGCTGAAAACAAGAAATTCTGGGACGGGCATAAGACGCGGCTGGCGCAGGAAATGATTTTTGCCAGCACGGGAACGAAAAAACCGTCCGATCCGCCCTGGAAATATGTCGCCGCATTTGCCGGCAGCGACATCGAAACGAATCCCCCCGCGACGAACGAGGCGGTGCAAAAGAGCGGCCGCACCTTTACCCGGCAGGTGGACGAAATGCCGGACGCAGCCGTGCTGGCCGAGATCGACCGATTGGTCGATACCAAGCATCTCGAAGAGACGCTGATGCGCGAGGGGATCAAAAAATTCGCCGATCCGCAAAAGGCGCTGCTGGCGCTGATTGCCAAAAAGCGCGCGGAACTGTCGGTGGGCAGCCGCTAA